In Mesorhizobium sp. M9A.F.Ca.ET.002.03.1.2, the DNA window GATAAAACCGCATTCGCATGAACACAGTTGCCATGCCGTGAGTTCGGCCGAAGAACGCAGCGGCGCAAAGGTTGCGATCCCTTCTGCCTGACTTCCGCACTGCAGGTTCTGCGCCGATGCGGCGCCTCGACGTCACGGCATGGATCCTCGGGTCTGCGCTCCGCTTCGCGTTCGCTCCGCCCGAGGATGACGAAGCGGAGGGCTTGGCCAACTACTAAAAGAACGCCTGCAACCCGGTCTGCGCCCGCCCAAGGATCAGCGCATGCACGTCGTGCGTGCCTTCATAGGTGTTGACGGTTTCAAGGTTCTGCGCGTGGCGCATGACGTGATAGCCGATCTGGATGCCGTTGCCGCCATGCATGTCGCGGGCCTGCCGGGCAATGTCGAGCGCCTTGCCGCAATTGTTGCGCTTGACGATCGAGATCATCTCCGGCGCCATCTTGCCTTCGTCCATCAGCCGCCCGACGCGCAGGCTGCCCTGCAGGCCGAGCGCGATCTCGGTCTGCATGTCGGCGAGCTTCTTCTGGAAAAGCTGCGTGCCGGCCAGCGGCTTGCCGAACTGCTTGCGGTCGAGGCCATATTGGCGCGCCCGGTGCCAGCAATCTTCCGCCGCGCCCATCGCGCCCCAGGAGATGCCGTAGCGCGCCCGGTTGAGGCAGCCGAACGGACCTTTCAAGCCGGAGACGTTGGGCAGCAGCGCGTCTTCGCCGACCTCGACGCCCTCCATCACCACCTCGCCGGTGATCGACGCGCGCAGCGACAGCTTGCCGCCGATCTTCGGCGCCGACAGCCCCTTCATGCCCTTTTCCAGCACGAAGCCGCGAATCTGGTTGTCATGCGCCGCCGATTTCGCCCAGACGACGAAGACGTCGGCGATCGGTGCGTTGGATATCCACATTTTTGAGCCGGAGACCTTGTAGCCGTTTGCCGTCTTCTCGGCTCGCGTCTTCATGCCGCCCGGGTCTGAACCGGCATCCGGCTCGGTCAGGCCGAAGCAGCCGATCCACTCGCCGCTGGCGAGCTTCGGCAGGTATTTCTTGCGCTGCGCCTCCGAGCCATAGGCATGGATCGGATACATCACCAGCGACGACTGCACGCTCATCATCGAGCGATAGCCCGAGTCGATGCGCTCGACCTCCCGCGCCACCAGCCCGTAGGTGACGTAGTTGGCGCCGAGCCCACCATATTCTTCCGGAATGGTTATGCCGAGCAGCCCGGCCTCGCCCATCTCGCGAAAGATCCCGGCATCCGTCTTTTCCTCGAGATAGGCTTCCTCGATCCTGGGAGCGAGCTTGTCGGCGGCGAATGCCGCCGCGCCATCGCGCACCATCCGCTCGTCTTCCGAAAGCTGGTCCTCGATCAGGAAGGGATCTTCCCAGACGAATGCGTTCTTGTCGGCGGCCATGGCCTCGGTCTCCAGAATCTATGCATGTCGCCCAAAAGTGTTCAGCGGTTTTGGGATAACGACATGCACAAAACAAAAAATCTCGGATGCCGGGGCTTATCGGCTTCCAGCTCGAAAAAATCAAACGAAATTGCTTCACCGATCAATGATCGTTAGTAATGGATCATGAACGTTCAGCGCCGCCTTTTGCCTGGTATCAGCGCCCTTGCCGCCTTCGAGGCGGTGGCCCGGCTGGGCAGTTTCACCGCCGCCGCGCAGGAACTCGATCTGACCCAGGGCGCCGTCAGCCGCCAGATAAGGCATTTGGAGGACCAG includes these proteins:
- a CDS encoding acyl-CoA dehydrogenase, with the translated sequence MAADKNAFVWEDPFLIEDQLSEDERMVRDGAAAFAADKLAPRIEEAYLEEKTDAGIFREMGEAGLLGITIPEEYGGLGANYVTYGLVAREVERIDSGYRSMMSVQSSLVMYPIHAYGSEAQRKKYLPKLASGEWIGCFGLTEPDAGSDPGGMKTRAEKTANGYKVSGSKMWISNAPIADVFVVWAKSAAHDNQIRGFVLEKGMKGLSAPKIGGKLSLRASITGEVVMEGVEVGEDALLPNVSGLKGPFGCLNRARYGISWGAMGAAEDCWHRARQYGLDRKQFGKPLAGTQLFQKKLADMQTEIALGLQGSLRVGRLMDEGKMAPEMISIVKRNNCGKALDIARQARDMHGGNGIQIGYHVMRHAQNLETVNTYEGTHDVHALILGRAQTGLQAFF